One genomic segment of Kogia breviceps isolate mKogBre1 chromosome 11, mKogBre1 haplotype 1, whole genome shotgun sequence includes these proteins:
- the LOC131765502 gene encoding lithostathine-like, with product MMPSMGLTTLSWMLLSCLTLLSQVQGEDSQKKLPSARINCPKGSMAYAFYCYALFTTPKTWMNAYMACQKWPSGHLVSVLSGAEGSFVASLVKNKLRTRSDVWIGLHDATEGSEPNAGGWEWSNNDVLNYVAWEKNPSTKSDPDYCGSLSRNSGYLKWRDSNCHVNLPYVCKFKG from the exons ATGATGCCTTCCATGGGCCTCACCACCCTGTCCTGGATGCTGCTCTCCTGCCTGACGCTTCTGTCTCAAGTCCAAG GGGAAGATTCCCAGAAGAAACTGCCCTCTGCACGGATCAACTGTCCGAAAGGCTCCATGGCCTATGCGTTCTACTGCTATGCCTTGTTTACAACACCTAAAACCTGGATGAATGCATAC ATGGCCTGCCAGAAGTGGCCCTCAGGACACCTTGTGTCTGTGCTCAGTGGGGCTGAGGGATCCTTCGTGGCCTCCCTGGTCAAGAACAAATTGAGAACCCGCTCAGACGTCTGGATTGGGCTCCATGACGCCACAGAG GGCTCTGAGCCCAATGCCGGTGGATGGGAGTGGAGTAACAATGATGTGCTCAATTACGTTGCCTGGGAGAAAAATCCCTCCACCAAATCAGACCCTGACTATTGTGGGAGCCTGTCCAGAAACTCAG GGTATCTGAAGTGGAGAGACTCTAACTGTCATGTGAACTTACCCTATGTCTGCAAGTTCAAGGGCTAA
- the LOC131765501 gene encoding lithostathine-like, which produces MMPSMGLTTLSWMLLSCLMLLSQIQGEDSQKKLPSARINCPKGSMAYAFYCYALFTTPKTWMNAYMACQKWPSGHLVSVLSGAEGSFVASLVKNKLRTRSDVWIGLHDATEGSEPNAGGWEWSNNDVLNYVAWEKNPSTKSDPDYCGSLSRNSGYLKWRDSNCHVNLPYVCKFKG; this is translated from the exons ATGATGCCTTCCATGGGCCTCACCACCCTGTCCTGGATGCTGCTCTCCTGCCTGATGCTTCTGTCTCAAATCCAAG GGGAAGATTCCCAGAAGAAACTGCCCTCTGCACGGATCAACTGTCCGAAAGGCTCCATGGCCTATGCGTTCTACTGCTATGCCTTGTTTACAACACCTAAAACCTGGATGAATGCATAC ATGGCCTGCCAGAAGTGGCCCTCAGGACACCTTGTGTCTGTGCTCAGTGGGGCTGAGGGATCCTTCGTGGCCTCCCTGGTCAAGAACAAATTGAGAACCCGCTCAGACGTCTGGATTGGGCTCCATGACGCCACAGAG GGCTCTGAGCCCAATGCCGGTGGATGGGAGTGGAGTAACAATGATGTGCTCAATTACGTTGCCTGGGAGAAAAATCCCTCCACCAAATCAGACCCTGACTATTGTGGGAGCCTGTCCAGAAACTCAG GGTATCTGAAGTGGAGAGACTCTAACTGTCATGTGAACTTACCCTATGTCTGCAAGTTCAAGGGCTAA